The DNA segment AACAGTTATGAAGCTTTTGTAAACAGTCATTTGGCAATATTACCGTTTCTTTCATCTAGAGAGTCAATTAGAGCAATGGTGATGTAATTATAACTTTTTCAAACGGGACATGCTTCAATATTTGGTATAATCATACACGCCAAGTGTTTGATAAGAAAATGTACAAGAATTGGCACAACGCGTTACATGTGTaacgttttccatttttttggaAACGTTTCCTGTGCCTTTTGGGAGACTCAGACATTTTAATGCGATTAGgacaaaaaaaccacaaaaagtTAACTTGGAATTGTGAGACTTAAAATTCAATATGAACGCCACATGTTTTTCTATCGGTTTACTAGAACTTTTTGCTGCATTATCCatcgctgctgttgctgctctaCATACGATGCTCAGACATTACATAAAGTTTTTATCGACCTGATCGAgattttatataaaaattcTCCTTTTCTTACTTTCTACCATAAAACAGTTTGCAGCACGACACTGTGGGTCGGGCATCTCTCGAAGCTGGTTCAGCAGGAGGAGCTATCGGACACGTTCGGCAAGTATGGTGACATCGTGAGCATCGATATGATACCGCCCAGGGGCTGTGCGTTTATCGTCATGAACCGGAGGCAGGATGCGTTCAAGTGCATGCAAAGCCTCAAGAACCATAAGATGCACGGGCGCACCATCACGATCTCTTGGGCCGCCGGCAAAGGCGTCAAGAGCAAGGAATGGAAGGACTACTGGGATCTGGATCTGGGCGTAAGCTACATTCCCTGGTCCAAGTTAAGCCCCAGCACGGATCTGGAAACGCTCGAAGATGGTGGCATGTTCGACGAGGATACAATTCCCCAGTGGATGAAGGAGAAATCGACCGCAGGCGGAACGGCTGCAGCCGGaccatcggcagcagcagcagcagcagctgccgcCGCAGCCATGGGCCTTGGTTTGGCACCGGGCATGGGTTTGAAGAAACTGGACGGTTCGGACCTGTCgacggcagcggcggcagctgcagctgctgcggcCGCCGGAATGCTAAATCCGTCTCTGTTCCCACTGAGTGCGGTCGACACAAGTCAGCCACCGCCAACCGCTATGATGGGAATGGGAATGCCACCCTTCCCGATGGGCCCAGTGGCAAGGTACGGTGATCGTTCGAGTTTTATGTCAGTACGCGTGGAATGGGATGTATTTATGAAATGTTTCGTTTATGCCATTTTCAGACTGCCAATTCCGATGGGTATCCCGATGGGACCGAACATGGTGCCTGGCTTGGGAATCAATGTGCCCCCTCCAGGGATGATGATGCCAGGCAATCCTCCGCCGCTGCCGATGGGCGGTTTCGGTGTGCTGCCTCCGCCGCCGCCTTCGTCCAGTTCATCTGCTGCTCCGGGTATGATGggtaatggtggtggtgcggcaAATCTGATGAGTTCTAGCTCCAATATGAGTAAATCGTCCGCAGATGATATGGACATCGAGATGGAGGACGAACACACTTCCAACCCTGCCCCGATGGTTGGCGGTGGCCAGGGTGCCGGTGCATTCTTTAATcagccaccgccaccgttgaTGCCGCCGACCGCAAACCTTGGCCCCCAACCGGGACCACCGGGTAATGTTGCTGGTTTCTTTGGCGGTTCGGCGGCAGGGCCAAACATGCCGGGTTCCGGACCAAATATGCCCGATAACGGGGGCATGCTGGATGGAGGCAGCGATGACGCCGACGGCGAAGCGAACATGGCAGGTGGTCGTGGTGCGAGAGATGGCTTTCTGCACGGCAGCGACGAGGCGCGAGATAATCTTCGGGGTCGGGGCGGTAGTGACCGTAACAGGGACCGTGATCAGCGAGGCGGTGGCTTCGAAAGAGGTGCcggcggtgatggtggtggtcgaCGCGATCGAGGTGATCGGGGCAGCCGGTGGGGTGGCGGTGGAAATGATCGCGGAGGAGGAAATAATTTCCGCGGCACCGGTGGCGGCAACAACCAGCAGGACGACCGGCCTCTGTCGGAGCGGCTACGGGAGCTGGCTGGCGTTTTGGAATTCAATAATCAACAGCAACGGGCCGGGGGCGTTGGTGTCGGCGGCGGTCGTCTCTTTGCGCGAGTGGGCAATGATGGAGACGGTAAGTAGAGTTGCAAGATGAAGAACACTCTCGTACAGTATTTTCATTGTGATTCCCTTGTTTCCGCGTAGATTTTGGCAACCGGGACGCAGACTTTACGCGACGCGGCGGAAACTTCCAGCAGAATAGGTTCAACAACAATGCGGCTGGTGGAAACGGTGACCTCGCCGGGCGCAACCAGGGTCGCAATGGACCGTTCGGCAACCAGCAGCAGGGTGGACGCGGCGGAATGTTTGGCAACCGGCTCGGAAGAAATaacaaccagcagcaacagcgtggTGGTCAGTTTTTCAATGAAGaccggcaacagcagcagggtgGCTTCTTCGATCGCAACGAAGATAGCAATGGTTACGACTCTGGTGGTAACAACAATGGCCCCAACAATCGTCGCAACTGGAACGATCGCGCGGGCGGTCGGGGCAACAACGGAGGCAACAACCGCGACGAAGGTAACCGTGGACGGGGAAGGCAACAGAATTGGCGCAGTGGCGATGAAAGTGCGGGTGAAGGTGGTGGCTCTGGAGGAGGCCAGCGGTTCAATAATGCCCGCGGAGGAGGCAACAATAACCGTGGCAATGGTGGAGGCAATCGCCCCGGTGCTGCGGCCCGATGGGACGATGACAACGAGTCGTGGGACGATGCTAACAATAGGCCGACCACCGGACGGCAAACACAGTTCGGAGCAAGCAACCGCCAGCGTAGAAACTCGGGCGGAAATGACGAGCAAGAGAACGATCAGCAGGAGCAACGCCGAGAAGGACAATCGGAAAATGACGACATGGCGATTTGCGATGACCAGTCCAGACACAGTGAAAACGATACCGCCAGAGATATGCACAATGTCCCGCTGAACAGACAAGATGATGACGGCGATGCCATGGGCGATCGACGATTCCAGCGCAATCATCATCGCCGAAACGATGATGCAGATGACGAAAGGCCACAGCCCATCCTGTACTCCCCCGAACCGGAAGAGGAGCCGGACGAAATGGGTGGCAATGACCAGTATGCTCGGGAGGATAATACAAACTACCACCAAGGGGACGATAATGGTGGCCAAGATCATCCTAACCGTGGAGTGGAAGCCACCAATGAGCTGATGAATCAATGTCAGCCACAGGAAGATAGCTCGCAATTCGGCGGAGCATCGGCGGACGATCGGTTCGAAGAGCAGCGAGAACAGGAGCAAGCAGCTCCTTCGTCTGCCATGGAACAAGGTGTACGGGATGAGGATAATGACTACTCCCATCCGGAAAAGCAACAGGATCTGCCCGAGGACGATCGCAATGAGACTGCAGCAGCATCTTCATCTTCCCCGACGATGCCCACCCCCTGCCAGGAACAAAACAATGAGCCTAGTGTTCAATCGAATGACACCGCCGAAGAGGAACCAGCTTCTGGCGAACCTGCTGCATGTTGAAAAGGCAGCAGTTACATCCTAAAACATGTGTAAAGGGCGtcgatatatatatatttagtGTTGCATACAGTTAGTGCAAAATTgcaaaaggaagaaagaagaaaaaacaagattATAATGATACTATACGACAGTGGGGGAGTGCATCTTTGAAAATGCACACCAATGGGAGGGATAGTTAAGccaaacaaattattttaaacttaAGCAAAGAGCTAAGCAATCCAACTTAGAGCATGATGCTTTCAGATGTGGCCGGGAAACGTGAAAATTGTAGTTTTTATGTGTTGTATCTGTGTGACCAAAATTGTATGAGAATGGTCTTAATTCCCTTGTGACCTCATAGAATCGTTAACTTTCCCAGTCCAATTGCGCCGTTTTacgattgtttcttttttaaaaaccTCCTTTTGCATACCCCGCCATCACGCCTATGTGGGTATTTTATGTATCTCTTTATCGTACCCCGATTGATTTGCTCCTACTCAGGCTCAGCAGAACGATGCTTAGCAAAAACTGTGAAGCTCTCTGCAATAGTCAACCGTGCGACAATGGTCGCTACGTAGAATGTTCTTCAATTGAAAACAACCTTCAACTCAATtagattccttttttttaatcccTTTTTAGTTGTAAATGAATGTTTTCCTCTAGTTTATTCGTGCTTGTACGCTCTTTAGAATCTTTTTTAAACATTCTACTTTGATTTAGCAGACTGCAAACGGATAGACAATTACAGCAGTAGAACAAACAACCGCTCTACAATAGCATTCATATATACGTTCGTAACTGGTCAGTTGGTTTACTCGTAGTATCGTCGCTCATCGCTGGTTAAGACATCGCGACCGTATCGCGAGTATACTTACCTGGAAAGGGGAAGGATAGAGCAGCATATAAATTAGGTAGTAGTAGAAATAGATTGTGTCCTAGGTTATTTATGTAGCTAAAATTGGGTTAAAATCAAATACTTGTAATATTGAACGACGATGCAAATTATTCAACATTTTAAGATATATATAATACCAGACGTGGACCTGCATCTGTGCAAGCTTTTAAACGCGTCAACAACTATATTCTCTCAAACAGAATGTACATCATGCAGTGGTGCGGCAAAGAAAAGCAATGTTGTAGCCAATGGCGCAATGTGTCCAGTTTGTTTTAAGTAATGCTGTTCGGTTGCCCTACCGGTCAGCTGGGATGGTGGACAGATTACGAAAAAGGTCTCTTAATTATTAGGAGCTTAACTACACTCAAAAGTCGATGATCCGATGAACATATTTGTACTCATACTAGTGTGTAACAATAAAGCAATGCATACATTATTCGTCCTTTGAATCGAAATGGTGGTtctttgtttggttgtttaaTTTACAGCGCACTGTAATGTGTCTATGGAACAACGATCGTATAAGAACTATCACTTTATTGTCCATGGAAAACTTAATTGGAGTTTTTCTTATAcaatttcattattattttacctGTTTGTTGACCTTTAAATCGTACCGaagaaaaaatgcacaaaatgaTGTAAATTACATCGTATAAAACGTTTTTAACACACTTTATTCCGTTgagataaatattttattgttaaaaaaaacggaaattttaaataaacacaaattcgATGAGATTTCCTTTCGATGTTTTAATGTCACGTGCGATGACCTATAGCTGTCAGTTGGAGCGATCCAGCGGGCGTCACTGTGTGCAGCACTCACGCGAAACAGAACGTTTCAtgagaataataataatggcGGCGCGTTGAGTGGTACCTCGCGACTTGGCAAGCGGCACTAGGAAGTGAAAATACCGTAATTTCTACCAGTTCCACCTACCCGACAGCCATCGTAGGCCAACCGTGCGCGAACCGGAACTGTCCAGCGTGTTGGCAGCGTGTTTTCAGCGTTCCTACCAGCGACCAGCGTTCCCGTTTCCGCGTTCGGTGCCGAATGATTGGTCGCGAAGGATCCGGACTCGCTCGCCGTCGACCGTGATGATGCTGGactttttctgtgtgtgagcATTGCCAAATCTCGAAAGAGCTGATCGGCCGCGCGGAAAGAAAGACTGGAGGACGCACTAGATTGCAATCTAGTGCAATAGTGGTGTGTGGCAAGGGCAAAGCACGTGAAGATGCACATTTTCGCAGTGTGTGAAATGTGAAGTGGTGAAACgcaaggagagagagagagagggtctACGCCGTGCAGCCCCGAACGAGTAgcgcaagtgtgtgtgtgtatatgtgtgtggggGGAGAATTGTTTCCGTTtaagttttcttttctccctttttccctgtcgtgtttttgtttgaaagcGAACCGTCTCGCGTCTTGCCGCCGCTTGCCTCCGTGGAAGGGTTGCCCGTACAGCCGACCGGGGGCCGTACCGCCAGCCGTGTAAAGCCGTTTGTTTTCATGCGCGTCTCCCACTGCATACACTCGTTGCGCGAGCTGCCGTAGCATTTTCGCCTGGTGTGTgctttccatccatccagtTGTTGCTTTTTCCCAGAGCAAACGCGGTTTGTGGACCATAAACGCCCCCTCGTTCGCGTTGCCGTCTTGCTGCGTGCATTTACGCTGTACCGCGCCTACAAACTCAACTGCCCCGCAGCAGGTACACCAtccaccgacgacgacgaccccTTTCAGCACCCGTGTAGCTGTGTATGACCCCGAATTTTCTTTCAccctcatacacacacacacacaaacacaccctgGAACCGGAGCTGTCATTGGggtgtttctttttgcgcTGGCTGGAGTTGGCTGGTGAAAAAGAAGCTGACTTTTCATTTTCCGTTCGACGTGGTGTTTGCGACCTACGGGTGAgtatgcgtatgtgtgtgtgtgtgtttttttatcgaaCAACATTTCACGGCCGCGCAGGAGGAGGACGCGCGTTGCAGACAGTGTTGCCTTTGTGAGAATGCCAGCTAAAGTGCCGTAGGAAATGGTGCGACGGAGAAGAGCACGACACGGCATTGTTCGCCTACTAAGATCGTAATCAAGGCGATAAGACtagcaaagaaaacaaaaaatggaacaacatCCTTCCGAGAAACGATATGGCTTACCGTGTGCCGTTTTTTTAATCGCACAGCCTAATGAGAGTGGTCGTTATGACGACACCATTCGACTCGGATTGGAAAGTGGCTTGGGTTACATCAGGGTAGCGACCCATTACCGGGGGCAGCAATGTGTTTTACCCGTTCGTTTCGCCTTGGAACGTTACGGGATAGTGTGATAGCCGCAACTGTCCTGTTTGTTTCTGTGCTTTACTTTAGCGTTTCACTGATCATGTGTTCATTTTCTCTTGTAGAACTACCGAAAAAACGCACCATCTTCTGCATCGGCCGTAACATTTAGTGAGAAAGACTGCTGCTTTGAACATCCCCGAAGCCCGTATGTTGACCCCGAAGCAAAACGCTAACCATCCGGGTGCGCTGAAATCGGAGGAATGTGAagaaactgctgctgctgcctaaCTGTTGTTGAGAGGAGTTTTGGCCAACTCCGCAGCGCATCGAAAAAGTGTGCAATTGAAGGAAAAGTATCACATTTTACACTTCTTAGTGCTGTTGGTTTCGCAAGGAAACGTTTTTTTAAGTTGTCCAGACTGGCATGGAGTGATGGTAAGATAATCGGTAAAATGTATTACCTACTGCAACTAAAAATGTTTAATCTAATTTCAGCTATCTGCTTTCAATGACAGAACTACTTCTTCTTGATACTTTGATGAAGTGATATCAACGGACGTTCGTGTGCTGCATGAAGCCGATACAATTCTGACAACCTAACTGAGGCTCGCCTGCCAAGGGCCGAAACGGTGACCGCAAATTAGTGAATTAGTTTTCCATTGTCTTAACATAACATTAAAAGGAGGCTGCTCCTAGTAAGCGTCGTACAAGATGTGGAACTCCGAGCGGTCCCAGTCCAACGGTGGCGGCGGATCCGGTTCCGCCACCAAGACACTCGGCATGACGTCAGCAATCAGTACGGCTGAGCCAAAGCCGGAGGATATACAGAAAACAAAGGAATTGGAAAAAAGTTTAGGTAAGCGGGTATGGGTGGGATACGCACGCGCctgataaaaaacaaacattatcTTTAATTCACTCCTAATGGTAGATAAGACAAAAGGAGGGTGGGTAATTCTCAACCAAAACTAATGAATGATTgtcttttgttattattttacagAACCATTTAATGTGTTTGAGGCCGAGGAGGAACTGAACCATCGGATGGAAATTCTCGCCAAGCTGAACACGCTCGTCAAGCAGTGGGTGCGGGATGTATCGATTTCAAAGAACATGCCAGAAGCGATGGCCGAAAAGCTGGGCGGCAAAATCTACACCTTCGGTTCGTACCGGCTCGGGGTGCACCACAAAGGGGCCGACATTGATGCCCTGTGCGTGGCACCGCGCAATATAGAGCGGGCCGATTACTTCGGTTCGTTTTTCGAGCTGTTGAAGCAGCAGCCGGAAGTCACCGAGTGTAGGGTAAGTGTGCGACAGGGGTAGTGTTGCGACGCGGAAGGGGTAGAATCCTAGCACCAGTAATTTTGACTCCTTTTGTGTCCTTTTTTCGTACGCCCTTTTCGTTCGCTAGGCGGTAGAGGAAGCGTTCGTACCTGTTATAAAGATGAATTTCGATGGCATCGAGATCGATTTGCTGTTTGCCCGGCTAGCGCTGAAGGAAATTCCCGACAATTTCGACCTGCGCGATGACATGCTGCTGAAGAACCTGGATCAAAAGTCCGTCCGCAGCCTGAACGGTTGCCGAGTGACGGACGAAATCCTGCGGCTGGTACCTAACATCGACAACTTTCGCCTGGCGCTGCGAACAATTAAGCTGTGGGCAAAGCGTAAGTAGGCACTGGACGGTGATAGTTCGTTGTTGTGCGGTTATGgaggattgtttttttaatgttaccttttttgtgctaAAATTGCAGGACATGGAATATACTCCAACTCGCTCGGTTACTTTGGAGGTGTCTCCTGGGCAATGCTGGTCGCTAGAACGTGCCAGCTGTATCCGAATGCAGTGGCAGCAACGTTGGTGCATAAATTTTTCCTCGTCTTCTCCCGTTGGAAGTGGCCCCAACCGGTTCTGCTCAAACAGCCCGACAACGTGAACCTAGGATTCCAGGTATGCTGTCGTTCATGCGGAATTGACTAACGCTGCACAATTTAAGCTCTAAATTATCCTTTGTTGAAATTGAACGCTAGGTTTGGGATCCGCGAGTAAATGTGCAGGACCGGTTCCACCTGATGCCGATCATAACGCCCGCGTATCCGCAGCAAAATTCCACATTCAACGTGTCCAGCTCCACGCGCAAGGTGATGCTGATGGAGTTCAACCGTGGCATGCAGATAACGGACGATATTATGATGGGCAAGCAGATGTGGGAGAAGCTGTTCGAGGCACCGAGTTTCTTTTACCGGTACGTTACCGCCCGATtgtttgtgcgtttgtgcACGACAAAATGCGCAGAAATTATCACAACAACTGTTTCTTGGTTTTGTTCTCCTCCCCTTAGGTATCGTCATTTTATCGTATTGCTAGTCACCTCCAGCAATGCAGATGATCATTTGGAGTGGTGCGGTCTGGTGGAGTCGAAAATACGTTACCTCATCCAGAACCTTGAGCGCAACCAGCACATCAATCTTGCGCACGTGAACCCAAAGTGCTACGAGCAGCACGAACAAAACTCGGCCACCACACTGAACGGGGCGGACGGTAAACCGACCCCATTCTGTTCGCTCTGGTTCATCGGGCTGGAGTTTGAACGCTCCGAGAACCTGAACGTCGATCTGACCGAGAGCATACAAAGCTTCACCGATTCCGTACACAAGCACGCGGTAAGGACCGTTTCGTTTTCGGGGCCCATTCTAAGCACCGTTTGCTAAAACCTCTTTGGGGATTTGCTCTGTCCAACAGGTACACATCAAGCTGCTGAAGGATGGTATGAAGATCGAGGCTAGGCATGTGAGACGGAAGCAGCTTACCCAGTACCTCGATCCCAATCTGCTGAAGCGCGAACGAAAGATCTCCGACAGCTACACAcagtccagcagcagcaccggcggcACGGCCAGTGCCAGTGGCAATTCCAACGGTTCGGCGTCACCAGCGGATGCTGGTTCTCGTAAACGAAAATCAAGCGATCTGGCGAGCTCTTTGACCAGTCCCGTCGCTGCATCGCCGGCGGGCAGCAATGGCAGCGCGAGTAAAAAGCGACGCAACGATTCCGTGAGTGCAGCATagttctgttttattttagctGTAGCAACACGTAGTAACGTTTAGATTTGCTCTCCGCACACCGAATCTAAACCGAGAGGAACTTTTTTACGACTATCTTTACTCTTGTTctccactttttttttgtcgtttaaTCTGCCTGCAACAATGTGTACCAGTTCGATGGTGCCTCTAACAGCAGCTTCTGTAGCACGACGTCGACGACGCCCGGACAAACCACCGAAACGCAAAGCATGGAAGGGAACGAaacgaccaccaccagcacagcCGTGTCCAATACTGCCACCGTCCCGGGCGACACCGGTACACTGTCCACCTCCTCCGCCACATCCTCTTCGCCCGCGAACGGCGAAAGGGATGAAAGTGCTGCCCCTTCGAGCTCTGCCGAGGAGCCACCGTCCAGTGCCGAAGGTGGCATGCTCGATGACGAGAGCTGCTCGTTCGATCCGGCGACCGCGGCGGCCTCCAACCCCAACGGCAATCCACAtaacagcaccaacaacagcaacagcggtAGCGGTAGTAACGACAGTAGTAACGGTAACAGTTCGGCACCGGCTGCGTCCGCAGCCGAGGTCGCCTGCTCTTGACTGACTCATCGCCAAGCGATGTTCCGCAATGGAGAACCGCCGTCCCCTGCCGCTGGGGGGCGGTCTTCGATTACTGATGCTGGTGATGTTAGTAGTAAGGATCAGACAAAGGGAAGCGTCGCCGTACCAGCTAccgccgttgctgctgctgtagttGCTTAACCGAAGGCGGAGAGCCAaggcggtggtgctgctggtggagatGTGGATGGTGCAAACGACCATCGAAAATAGAACTAGGTGAAGATAATTTAGACACGCAAAGGGCCGGCGGCCGTCGGGATGGTGCGAACTGTAACAGCAAACGACTGACAAAAACTTTACATGGTTGAATAATATGGAAGGGATGCAAGTTAGATCTAAAACCCAAGGTACGTTCACTACGAAGGACAATGTGTGTTCGTTGCGCAAACATATTAATCgtacatttgtttgttttaggaaaaaataataatcatttgTAAATAGCATTCAACGGATCGTTAGAAGGAGTACATAGAATGGATATTTCTATCGAATAtgatggacacacacacaacaccggCCGACGGGAAGGGAATGGATCGTTGCTGTCAGTTAATGTGTATGATATGAAGGTAAGATAGCTACATTTCGTCATCTCCCTCATTCCATCCATACCGGATGCAACAATGCTAGCGTGCGCAAGTGTAAAGAATAAGTAGAAGtgcgtgaaaaaaaaacaaactattaaAACAGATAAGAAGCGGCACACAGCGTCTGCTACATTAGTACCCGGTAGACTACAGACTGGTGTTTCCCATTAGATACACATAAGAATCTGCTAACCCTCCCCCACGTACGTTGGATTGGATTGGCATGTAGGATGTGGGTGCAACTAGGCACAGAAAGAGATTGGCTGTCGGATAGAATAGCAACGGTACGCAAGCAAGGGTTAATATTTAACTTTGTGCACAGTTTAGATCATTGTAAAAGTGTGGCTCTATGACAAAGTAATGCATGTCAGAATTGTACATAGTATTCACCGATGAGGTGACAAATGGTAGGCAAACTAAAGCTGGCCCTGGCGCTGCAAGAACGGAAGGGACGAAAGCAACATCTAAACGATAAAAGAAAGAGGACGATATCGACCTGAACAGTAAAAAAATGCCAGAAGAGGAGGAAATAGAATTATATGTTTTGCAGCTGCAGCACGGATGCTGAAACAGGCAGAGAGAAAGAACCGACAGCAAAGCGGAGGAGTAAGCATTTACTCAGGCAGCAATATTCCTATAGACTTACTAATTAATTCTTCAAGATGTTGTTTTCTTGGCCTCAAAAACTGCCTCTGCACAGGGGTTTTAGGAATGGAACGGTTTTACTCTCGGCTTAATTGGGCTTTTCGTTGATGCTGCTCAGTTCCTTCGTGTTCATTCACGTAGAAAATTATTCCTTCACTAAAGTCTTTCGGTCTTTTgggtttaattttctttttttaagtttataGATTGCACTAATTaggaattttaaaaaattctATTACTTTCATCATTGATTCAGTTTGGTAGCTTATTTGTTCTGCCCTAAATTTTGCTTGATGGGAGGAAATTTCAAGGTTTAATTAGTGAGCAGCTCGATCTTAACGCAATGAATGTGCAAGCATTTATTGAGAAAAGTGATAAGGGCTTACGAACGAAGAATTTACAGACAAACACGAGGAGCGCaagcaaaagaagagaattaaaatgttttcagATGAATTTGCACTTCGGCGAACTATCGCCGTGCAAAGCCCTTCCATGCCTGTTTGAGGTTAAAAAGTAAAGAAATCTGACACAGTAGATGATGATACACTTGAGAAGTAATGAGAATTATATTATATGAATCGAATATTgttattaaaatgtaaaagcCCCACCGCAAAGCGCCCCAGCCGGAAGGACAAAGGATGGAGACGTCTGCATCTGGCACTGGCACTTGGTGGAGGCGCATACGAATGCGCGGTAGGGTGTGGTGCGGATGTTATCGTTCATCCCTCCCATGATCGACCCATCCCCTCAGATCGTGCCCCGAGCATCGACACGCTATGTGAAAGTATAGATATCAATTATATTGCATCTTTCAAACGATATAAACAACAACTTATGAAACATTTACTTAATATGAACGTAACTGTGTATGCAAAAGGGGGGAAGCTAGGAAGCGCAACCTTAAGCGGAGGTGTTGCAACGTAGTTACACCGCACAGGTACAAGCGTGGAGTGGAGCAGATGATATGAGATGTTCTCTGGAAGTAGGAACACATAAtagtaacaaacaaaatcaaacaaacaaacaaattatgtcatcatttctattttattaTCGCTATTTCCGGGTCTACGTACGGACTTGGCGTGGTGTTGTGGATCGTTGCGTTGGTTTGTCGCTTGCCCGCAAAACCCGATAAACACATTACATTATATTTTTCCAATCGAATGAATACACGTTTAAtgtaagtttttgttttctcctaTGTTTAGTCTGCCTATTGCCTAGCTGAACGTGAGAGCTTTAAGGCAAAATTATACAATGCTAGCGCTAACGGATCGCCCTAAAACCACGCGTACAAACGGTTTGGTTTATGGTACATTAATGTTGTTAC comes from the Anopheles coluzzii chromosome 2, AcolN3, whole genome shotgun sequence genome and includes:
- the LOC120948090 gene encoding SR-related and CTD-associated factor 8 isoform X3 gives rise to the protein METVRVFNQELSGLYESKPPISKAKMASITRSAMKAIKFYKHVVQSVEKFIQKCKCEYKIPGLYVIDSIVRQSRHQFGPEKDVFAPRFARNMESTFAHLFRCPPEDKSKIIRVLNLWQKNMVFLPEVIQPLFDLANPDHPIHQQYNAQVLQEQAAGANGMNPGGLPHDSPVGGSMGGGMDDHGGQLQMGETKQLDPSTIRQLQQFQQILMRQTSGDQANAVSKDQVKFNKKLLDFDYGSDDDDDKNSPSVPLPANAGMPDLSQVPAGNIAQILSDPNVLKQLQNLQKLKQQEEKQTKLSEMMLKEEKFEKHLASVLMKLPFANECDLSRQPPIDVNAGHSKDVDTDNDVSITGVEILGDPIPVGGSRGGGIGLGGSGTASGSGNNDRYKSSSSSSRRKSRSRSPRDRRGGGTSGRRGRSHSRSRSASPRSSRRRSSRDRGGTSAKDREREKEHERERKRKGLPEMKKEHLSVCSTTLWVGHLSKLVQQEELSDTFGKYGDIVSIDMIPPRGCAFIVMNRRQDAFKCMQSLKNHKMHGRTITISWAAGKGVKSKEWKDYWDLDLGVSYIPWSKLSPSTDLETLEDGGMFDEDTIPQWMKEKSTAGGTAAAGPSAAAAAAAAAAAMGLGLAPGMGLKKLDGSDLSTAAAAAAAAAAAGMLNPSLFPLSAVDTSQPPPTAMMGMGMPPFPMGPVARLPIPMGIPMGPNMVPGLGINVPPPGMMMPGNPPPLPMGGFGVLPPPPPSSSSSAAPDDMDIEMEDEHTSNPAPMVGGGQGAGAFFNQPPPPLMPPTANLGPQPGPPGNVAGFFGGSAAGPNMPGSGPNMPDNGGMLDGGSDDADGEANMAGGRGARDGFLHGSDEARDNLRGRGGSDRNRDRDQRGGGFERGAGGDGGGRRDRGDRGSRWGGGGNDRGGGNNFRGTGGGNNQQDDRPLSERLRELAGVLEFNNQQQRAGGVGVGGGRLFARVGNDGDDFGNRDADFTRRGGNFQQNRFNNNAAGGNGDLAGRNQGRNGPFGNQQQGGRGGMFGNRLGRNNNQQQQRGGQFFNEDRQQQQGGFFDRNEDSNGYDSGGNNNGPNNRRNWNDRAGGRGNNGGNNRDEGNRGRGRQQNWRSGDESAGEGGGSGGGQRFNNARGGGNNNRGNGGGNRPGAAARWDDDNESWDDANNRPTTGRQTQFGASNRQRRNSGGNDEQENDQQEQRREGQSENDDMAICDDQSRHSENDTARDMHNVPLNRQDDDGDAMGDRRFQRNHHRRNDDADDERPQPILYSPEPEEEPDEMGGNDQYAREDNTNYHQGDDNGGQDHPNRGVEATNELMNQCQPQEDSSQFGGASADDRFEEQREQEQAAPSSAMEQGVRDEDNDYSHPEKQQDLPEDDRNETAAASSSSPTMPTPCQEQNNEPSVQSNDTAEEEPASGEPAAC